The following are encoded in a window of Cucurbita pepo subsp. pepo cultivar mu-cu-16 chromosome LG12, ASM280686v2, whole genome shotgun sequence genomic DNA:
- the LOC111807001 gene encoding 30S ribosomal protein 2, chloroplastic-like, translating into MASISSILTPANLIQSSIKPTEIPQNLSTQFLRPISFHPRYTLLRVSPGLQTSAGKRCTRLFAVAEAAVSVQDPSSVAARKLYIGNIPRNVGNEELTRIVEEHGAVEKAEVMYDKYSGRSRRFAFVTMKTVDDANAVIEKLNDTEVGGRTIKVNITEKPLVNTVDMSLLQADESQFIDSPYKVYVGNISSTVSTDTLKNFFSEKGKVLSAKVSRVPGTSKSSGYGFVTFSSEEEVEAAISSFNNALLEGQPIRVNKA; encoded by the exons ATGGCTTCCATCTCATCCATATTAACGCCGGCGAATCTCATCCAAAGCTCCATAAAACCCACGGAAATCCCGCAAAATTTATCCACTCAATTTCTCCGACCGATCTCGTTTCATCCTCGTTATACCCTCCTCCGTGTATCTCCCGGTCTTCAAACTTCCGCCGGAAAACGCTGCACCAGACTCTTCGCCGTCGCAGAAGCGGCGGTTTCTGTCCAGGATCCTAGTTCGGTGGCGGCAAGGAAATTGTACATTGGGAATATACCTAGAAATGTGGGTAATGAGGAGCTCACTCGGATTGTTGAAGAACATGGCGCTGTGGAGAAGGCTGAG GTCATGTATGACAAATACTCAGGAAGAAGCCGCAGATTTGCCTTTGTTACCATGAAAACAGTTGATGATGCTAATGCAGTAATTGAGAAACTGAATGATACA GAAGTCGGAGGACGAACGATTAAAGTCAACATAACCGAAAAGCCTTTGGTTAATACGGTCGACATGTCTCTTCTTCAGGCAGACGAATCCCAGTTCATTGACAGTCCCTACAAAGTATATGTAGGAAACATTTCAAGTACAGTTTCTACTGACACACTCAAGAACTTCTTCTCCGAAAAGGGTAAAGTTCTCAGCGCAAAGGTTTCACGGGTTCCCGGTACCTCGAAATCGAGTGGCTATGGTTTTGTTACCTTCTCTTCAGAGGAGGAAGTCGAAGCTGCCATTTCATCTTTTAACAACGCT TTATTGGAAGGCCAACCAATCCGCGTAAACAAGGCATAA
- the LOC111806996 gene encoding FT-interacting protein 1-like gives MGKKNQPTPHKPHEDFKLKETSPNINGGKSSVRISTTFDLVEQMLFLYVKVERARDLTPPCDPFVEIKLGNYRGSTKTLEKSENPEWGSVFAFAKDRIQTTDVEISLFNKSAADAEVGSIVLSISDVPMRVPPDSQLASQWYKLEKRNGGDGRVRGELMLSVWMGTQADSHYSIAWHSDAAAATGDGVVNTQSKVYQSPRLWYLRLNIIEAQDLVIKDKNRKPEVLIEAKLGIIQMISRISESKNLNPTWNQDMLLVAAEPFEKNLELRVVDKINPNEIHVLGVCQIPLDKIEVRNNSSPVENKWYNLKKPDGDKAEAAETEEVKFASKLHLRVSLDGGYHVLHEPIHYASDLRATSKSLWPSRIGVLELGILSASGLSPMKPKENRTDAFCVAKYGPKWVRTRTVTNTSAPKWNEQYIFEVYDPCTVLTIGVFDNGYLQGEDKGKDSRIGKVRIRLSTLETDRIYTHSYPLVALQASGVKKMGEIQLAVRFSCLSLINTLQIYAQALLPEMHYTLPLSIYQMDHLRDQSLNLLSDRLTRAEPKLRREVIYYMLDADSHIWSIRKSKANFNRIAALFDWLILFCKWFGCVRSWTNPTMTIAVHIMFTLVVFFPELIFPTVLFYCFVLGMWRYRVRPRHPPHMDTELSYAYAVTGDDLEEEFDTFPSSANGGVLKRRYDKLRHIGGRMQVLMGDIATQGERVEGLLSWRDPRATALFMMVCLVGAVGMYVVPFKILVLSLGFYVMRHPRFRIALPCFPQNFLRRMPARTDSLL, from the coding sequence ATGGGGAAGAAGAATCAGCCAACCCCACATAAACCACACGAAGATTTCAAGCTTAAAGAAACCTCCCCCAATATCAATGGCGGAAAATCCTCTGTTCGTATCAGTACTACGTTCGATCTCGTCGAACAGATGCTGTTTCTTTATGTCAAAGTCGAAAGAGCTAGAGATTTAACGCCGCCTTGTGACCCTTTTGTCGAAATCAAGCTTGGAAACTACAGAGGATCCACGAAAACCTTAGAGAAATCAGAAAACCCAGAATGGGGTTCTGTTTTTGCGTTTGCTAAAGATCGAATTCAGACCACCGATGTTGAGATCTCTCTGTTTAACAAGTCCGCCGCCGACGCTGAGGTCGGCAGTATTGTTTTGAGTATCTCCGACGTTCCTATGAGGGTACCGCCGGACAGTCAATTGGCGTCACAGTGGTATAAACTTGAGAAGCGGAACGGCGGTGACGGTCGAGTCAGGGGAGAGTTGATGCTCTCTGTTTGGATGGGGACTCAAGCCGACAGCCATTACTCAATTGCGTGGCACTCCGATGCGGCCGCCGCCACCGGTGACGGTGTCGTCAACACTCAATCAAAAGTTTATCAGTCGCCGAGGCTTTGGTACTTGAGATTGAACATAATCGAAGCTCAAGATTTAGTCATTAAAGACAAGAACAGAAAACCAGAGGTTTTGATCGAAGCAAAACTTGGGATTATTCAGATGATAAGCAGAATATCAGAGAGTAAAAACTTGAATCCGACATGGAATCAAGACATGTTGCTTGTAGCTGCAGAGCCATTTGAGAAGAATTTAGAGCTACGTGTTGTTGATAAGATTAATCCAAATGAAATTCATGTTCTTGGTGTTTGTCAAATTCCTCTCGACAAAATTGAGGTAAGAAACAACAGCTCGCCGGTGGAGAACAAATGGTACAATCTCAAGAAGCCCGACGGCGACAAGGCAGAGGCGGCTGAAACAGAGGAGGTGAAGTTTGCAAGCAAATTACACTTAAGGGTGTCTTTAGATGGAGGCTACCATGTTCTTCATGAGCCGATTCACTACGCGAGTGATCTCCGAGCAACGTCGAAGTCGTTATGGCCGTCGCGCATCGGTGTCTTAGAGCTCGGGATCTTAAGTGCTTCAGGGTTGTCGCCGATGAAGCCGAAAGAGAATCGAACCGATGCATTTTGTGTTGCGAAATACGGACCAAAATGGGTGAGGACTAGGACAGTTACTAATACCTCAGCTCCAAAATGGAATGAGCAGTACATTTTTGAGGTATATGATCCATGTACTGTTCTAACCATTGGTGTGTTTGATAATGGCTATCTTCAAGGAGAGGATAAAGGGAAGGATAGTCGAATCGGGAAGGTTCGGATTCGATTATCGACGCTCGAAACCGATCGGATCTATACACATTCATACCCTCTTGTGGCATTGCAGGCTAGTGGTGTGAAGAAGATGGGTGAAATTCAGCTGGCAGTGAGGTTCTCTTGCTTGTCTTTGATCAACACGTTGCAGATTTACGCACAAGCTTTGCTGCCTGAAATGCATTACACTCTCCCTTTATCCATTTACCAAATGGATCACTTAAGAGACCAAAGCTTAAACCTTCTTTCAGACCGACTAACCCGAGCCGAGCCAAAGCTAAGGAGGGAGGTCATCTACTACATGCTCGATGCAGATTCACACATATGGAGCATAAGGAAATCCAAAGCTAACTTCAACCGAATCGCAGCGCTTTTCGACTGGTTGATTTTGTTCTGCAAATGGTTCGGTTGCGTTCGAAGCTGGACGAATCCTACCATGACAATAGCAGTACATATAATGTTTACACTCGTTGTGTTCTTCCCTGAACTAATCTTCCCCACGGTGTTATTCTACTGTTTCGTGCTTGGCATGTGGCGATACCGAGTTAGGCCAAGGCATCCGCCACACATGGACACCGAGCTCTCGTATGCTTATGCAGTGACGGGCGATGACTTGGAGGAGGAATTTGATACGTTCCCGAGCTCGGCGAACGGAGGAGTGCTGAAAAGACGATATGATAAGCTTAGGCATATCGGGGGGAGAATGCAGGTGCTGATGGGGGACATAGCAACGCAAGGGGAGAGGGTGGAAGGGCTGCTAAGCTGGAGGGATCCAAGGGCGACTGCGCTGTTTATGATGGTTTGCCTTGTTGGGGCTGTGGGGATGTATGTTGTTCCTTTTAAGATTCTTGTGCTTTCATTGGGGTTTTATGTTATGAGACACCCAAGATTTAGGATTGCTTTGCCTTGTTTTCCTCAAAACTTTCTTAGGAGAATGCCTGCTAGAACTGATTCTTTGCTTTGA
- the LOC111807673 gene encoding chaperone protein dnaJ GFA2, mitochondrial-like, producing MVRSDGLRFIRLLARRSFTHHHLSRESSSSVNDAVSRGSCRRFHSDVCYTSVGFGNRASRNVNKKNWFQLGVLGANPGEAKLIHGTAQMSAKNYYDTLGVNKNATASEIKKAYYGLAKKLHPDTNKDDPDAEKKFQEVSKAYEVLKDEDKRQQYDAVGHEAFTQQDHHGGFPGGGEGFDPFSGVFRGFDFSNIFRQNFGGEDVKVALEISFMEAVLGCSKTVAFNAAVPCDTCGGSGVPPGTRPETCRRCKGSGMTYMQTGPFRMQATCSQCGGSGKIVSNFCKSCNGERVVRRLKNVKVDIMAGVDDNETMKVFRSGGADPDGNQPGDLYITIKVREDPIFKREGSDIHVDAVLSITQAILGGTVHVPTLTGDVVLKVRPGTQPGQKVVLKKKGIKTRNSYTFGDQYVHFNVSIPTSLTPRQRELIEEFSKEEHGEDEKRSAAGASG from the exons ATGGTTCGCTCCGATGGCCTCAGGTTCATTCGTTTGTTGGCTCGTCGTTCTTTCACACACCACCACCTCTCCCGCGAATCCTCCAGCTCC GTAAACGACGCAGTTTCTCGAGGTAGTTGTCGACGATTTCATTCTGATGTTTGCTACACATCTGTTGGTTTTGGAAATCGTGCTTCGAGGAATG TTAATAAAAAGAACTGGTTTCAGTTGGGAGTTCTTGGTGCCAACCCTGGAGAAGCAAAATTAATTCATGGCACTG CACAAATGTCTgctaaaaattattatgatacACTTGGTGTGAACAAGAACGCAACTGCATCAGAAATAAAGAAAGCATACTATGGG CTAGCAAAAAAGCTTCATCCTGATACAAACAAGGATGACCCCGATGCTGAAAAGAAGTTTCAAGAAGTTAGTAAGGCTTATGAG GTTTTAAAAGATGAGGATAAACGCCAACAATATGATGCG GTTGGGCATGAAGCATTTACCCAACAAGACCATCACGGTGGCTTCCCTGGTGGTGGTGAAGGCTTTGACCCGTTTAGTGGAGTATTTCGGGGATTTGAT TTCTCTAATATATTTCGCCAGAACTTTGGTGGAGAAGATGTCAAG GTTGCTTTGGAGATATCCTTTATGGAAGCTGTCCTGGGATGCTCAAAAACTGTAGCATTTAATGCAGCCGTGCCATGTGATACTTGTG GTGGAAGTGGTGTTCCACCTGGAACAAGACCCGAGACATGTAGACGCTGTAAGGGATCAGGCATG ACATACATGCAAACTGGTCCATTTAGAATGCAAGCTACATGTTCGCAATGTGGTGGGAGTGGGAAAATTGTATCG aACTTCTGCAAGTCTTGTAATGGAGAACGTGTTGTGAGAAGATTGAAAAATGTTAAGGTGGACATAATGGCAG GGGTAGATGATAATGAAACTATGAAGGTGTTTAGGAGTGGAGGTGCAGATCCTGATGGAAATCAACCTGGTGATCTGTATATTACTATTAAG gttcgtGAAGACCCAATTTTCAAAAGAGAAGGCTCTGACATTCATGTGGATGCTGTTCTAAGCATCACCCAG GCTATATTGGGAGGCACTGTCCATGTTCCGACTCTAACGGGAGATGTAGTCCTCAAG GTCCGTCCTGGCACTCAACCTGGACAAAAGGTTGTCCTGAAGAAGAAAG GAATAAAAACGAGGAACTCTTACACGTTTGGCGATCAATACGTGCACTTCAATGTCAGCATACCAAC GAGCCTTACGCCAAGGCAGCGTGAATTAATCGAGGAATTCTCGAAGGAAGAACACGGAGAAGACGAGAAACGCAGTGCTGCCGGAGCATCTGGGTAG